A part of Geothrix oryzae genomic DNA contains:
- a CDS encoding glycosyltransferase family 9 protein encodes MAVIPDRATWVRFPRFVGDAAMQLPVLRLLRELDLGPIVVWGPKTTVGLVADTWFCDAALPDEGKPGPFEMARILRNHRAARSIHFPKSLRPALAAWLARVPERIGVDESLAGLFNTHSGPFWDAEGPFLLRYHAVLKRRWPDLPPMPYADFDPAVAIDKPAERYLCLMPGSTWPSKAWPVDHYRTLLLKARSEGYAVAVLGSPDEAATCAAVAGREGLDLCGKTTLKEAAAWMRGATAVLGNDSGLSHLAAACGAPVLALYGATDPGGSTPWGPKSRGLRKEGVPCAPCFKPACFTPGHPCLAGIGPDQVWAELQGLITG; translated from the coding sequence ATGGCTGTGATTCCCGACCGCGCCACCTGGGTACGCTTCCCGCGGTTCGTGGGCGATGCCGCCATGCAGCTGCCTGTGCTGCGCCTGCTGCGGGAGCTGGATCTCGGCCCCATCGTCGTCTGGGGCCCGAAGACCACCGTGGGCCTGGTGGCGGACACCTGGTTCTGCGACGCGGCCCTGCCCGACGAAGGCAAGCCCGGTCCCTTCGAGATGGCGCGCATCCTCCGGAACCACCGCGCGGCCCGCAGCATCCACTTCCCGAAGTCCCTGCGGCCGGCCCTGGCCGCCTGGCTGGCCCGGGTGCCCGAGCGCATCGGCGTGGACGAGAGCCTGGCGGGCCTCTTCAACACCCACAGCGGCCCCTTCTGGGACGCGGAGGGCCCCTTCCTGCTCCGCTACCACGCCGTGCTGAAGCGGCGCTGGCCGGACCTGCCCCCCATGCCCTATGCCGACTTCGATCCGGCCGTGGCCATCGACAAGCCTGCGGAGCGCTACCTCTGCCTCATGCCCGGCTCGACCTGGCCCTCCAAGGCCTGGCCCGTGGACCACTACCGGACCCTCCTCCTGAAGGCCCGCTCCGAAGGCTATGCCGTGGCCGTGCTGGGCTCGCCGGACGAGGCGGCCACCTGCGCGGCAGTGGCGGGACGCGAAGGCCTCGACCTCTGTGGAAAGACCACCCTGAAAGAGGCCGCGGCCTGGATGCGCGGAGCGACGGCCGTGCTGGGCAACGACTCGGGCCTGAGCCACCTGGCCGCCGCCTGCGGGGCGCCCGTGCTGGCCCTCTACGGCGCCACGGACCCCGGCGGCTCCACCCCCTGGGGACCGAAGAGCCGGGGCCTCCGGAAGGAGGGCGTCCCCTGCGCGCCCTGCTTCAAGCCGGCCTGCTTCACGCCGGGCCACCCTTGTCTGGCGGGCATCGGGCCGGACCAGGTCTGGGCGGAACTCCAGGGCCTGATAACCGGATAG